The proteins below are encoded in one region of Telopea speciosissima isolate NSW1024214 ecotype Mountain lineage chromosome 10, Tspe_v1, whole genome shotgun sequence:
- the LOC122641584 gene encoding uncharacterized protein LOC122641584, whose product MGFPVKSKSVAMHKNQTSKSGSSTVQKDFKDGDMDFRKILKDVEYLGSSNMTWKERKQLEDRRVVALGGKPTKKQRIPLSVARCCMKKRKEREQKLLQEGMVLGRFGGKLQSSTTRVAEKRGPEDRVLKSSEGNFRNGVLNVRHMLRGSSSRENDDKTTEINKGKKRKGAGKKKGGKKQSGKKRR is encoded by the exons ATGG GTTTTCCAGTTAAGTCGAAATCGGTGGCAATGCATAAAAATCAGACATCTAAAAGTGGTTCATCCACTGTTCAGAAGGATTTCAAGGACGGAGATATGGACTTCAGAAAGATACTGAAGGATGTTGAGTACTTGG GCTCCTCAAACATGACATGGAAGGAGAGGAAGCAACTGGAGGACCGGAGGGTTGTAGCTTTGGGTGGAAAG CCCACCAAGAAGCAGAGAATCCCGCTAAGTGTAGCTAGATGTTGCATGAAGAAAcggaaagaaagagaacaaaaattGTTGCAAGAG GGGATGGTTCTTGGACGATTTGGGGGTAAGCTTCAAAGTAGTACTACCAGAGTGGCAGAGAAGCGGGGGCCAGAGGACAGGGTGCTGAAATCAAGTGAAGGCAATTTCAGAAATGGTGTACTGAATGTGAGGCATATGTTGCGAGGCAGTTCATCTAGAGAGAATGATGATAAAACAACAGAAATCAAcaaggggaagaagaggaaaggggccggaaagaagaaaggaggcaAAAAGCAGAGTGGTAAAAAGCGCAGGTGA
- the LOC122642217 gene encoding rRNA biogenesis protein RRP5-like, whose amino-acid sequence MEDDAPNFPRGGKSALSRQEEDEVRAEVDAEFEAEERELKKMRKTKQKNSYAMEEDLGSLFGGGGTTGKLPRFVNKITLKNVSPGMKLWGVICEVNQQDLVVTLSGGLRGLVRANEASDLFSENEDKVNVSPGMKLWGVICEVNQQDLVVTLPGGLRGLVRANEASDLFSENEDKVVHSV is encoded by the exons ATGGAAGACGATGCTCCAAACTTTCCTCGAG GCGGAAAAAGTGCTCTGAGTAGACAGGAAGAGGATGAAGTTCGTGCCGAAGTTGATGCTGAATTCGAAGCAGAGGAGAGGGAGTTGAAGAAAATGAGGAAGACGAAACAGAAAAATAGTTATGCTATGGAGGAAGATTTGGGATCACTTttcggtggtggtggtactaCAGGGAAGCTACCTAGATTTGTGAATAAGATCACTTTGAAG AATGTTTCTCCTGGAATGAAGTTGTGGGGAGTCATATGTGAAGTCAACCAGCAAGATCTTGTAGTCACTCTTTCAGGGGGACTACGAGGATTAGTTCGTGCAAATGAAGCTTCTGATCTTTTTTCAGAGAATGAAGATAAGGTG AATGTTTCTCCTGGAATGAAGTTGTGGGGAGTCATATGTGAAGTCAACCAGCAAGATCTTGTAGTCACTCTTCCAGGGGGACTACGAGGATTAGTTCGTGCAAATGAAGCTTCTGATCTTTTTTCAGAGAATGAAGATAAGGTGGTACATTCTGTTTAA